AGCGGTCGCGGACATCGACAAGCCCGTCGTGTCGACGTTCCTCGCGGTCGAAGGCATCCCGGCCGAACTGGCCGTGGAAGGCGGTCGCGGCTCGATCCCGTCCTACCCGAGCCCCGAACGGGCCGCGCTCGCGCTCGCCCGCGCCGCGCGGTACGGGCGCTGGCGCCGCTCACCGCAGGGCAGTGTCGTGCGCCCCAAGGGAATCGCCACGGACCAGGCCCGGCTGCTGGTGGAGGAGTGGCTGGGAGACGCGGAAGAACGCGTGCTCACCGACGCGGAGACGCTGCGCCTGCTCTACTGCTACGACATCTCGATCGTGCCGTACAAGCTCGTCTCCGACATCCACGCCGCGGTCGCGGCCGCCGACGAGCTGGGCTACCCGGTGGTGCTGAAGACGACGAGCGAGCCGATGCGGCACCGCTCGGATCTGGTCGGTGTCCGGCTCGACCTCGACGGCCCGGCCTCCGTGCGCGGCGGGTACGCGGCGCTGCACGAGGCGTCCGGTCTGGACGACGTGTACGTGCAACGCATGGCGCCGCGCGGTGTGTCCTGCGTGATCGGCCTGCAGGACGACCCGTCCTTCGGGACGCTGGTGTCCTTCGGGCTCTCCGGGGTGGTCAACGACCTGCTCGGCGACCGCGCCTACCGCGCGGTCCCGCTGACCGACGTGGACGTCGCCGACATCGTGCTCGCCCCGAAGGCCTCCCCGCTGCTCACCGGCTACCGGGGCACCGAGCCCGTGGACCTGAAAGCCTTGCAGGACTTGGTGTTGCGGGTGGCGACCCTGGCCGAGGACCTGCCCGAGGTGCGATCGCTGTCGCTGGAGCCCGTGCTGGCCTCGGCCGAGGGCGCGTTCGTCAGCAGCGCCCGGATCACCCTCGGGCCGCCACCCTCGCGCGGCGACACCGGACCGCGTCGCCTGCGCTGACGATCACTCGCCGGTGCGGACCTCGGTCACGCCGACGGGGCCCGCGATCGGCTCGGGCCACGCGGTCTCCACGCGGTCCTTGCTGTTGGGCAGCGTGAGCAGCAGCTTCGCCGCGGGCACGCGCTCGCCTTCGAGGCGGGTGCGCACCAGCACGTGCGCGGGCTTGCCCGGGGCCACGGTCACCGCGGGGGCCTCCACCGGGGTGGCCTTCTCCTGCTCCAGGTTCAGCGCCCGGCCCTTCGCGTCGGTGAACAGCAGGTCGGTGGGGGTGCCCTGGAGGGTGCAGGTGGTGCCGGCCGAGGCGAACTCCACCCGCCAGTAGGCCTTGCCCATACCCGCGTCGTTGTAACGGGCGGTAACGGTCAGGTCCTTCGCGCCGCACTGCGCCGCCCCGATCGGGGAGGCCTGGGCGGGCGCGGCCAGGGCCAGGGCGGCGCCACAGGCGGTGGCGACGGCCGCTGCGGACACCAGGCCGCGGCGAAGGCTGGAAGACATGGAGTGCTCCTTCTCGTCGTGTCGGGCCTGTTCAGGACCCGTGATCAAGACGATGGAACAGGCCGTTGAGTTGCACCAGGTGGTCCACGTCACCGCCGCCGAACGGCCTAGTGAAGGCCGGAAGGGCGGTCACGCAGCGCTTATAGAAATCTTCGCTGTGTTCTCTATGGAGTGGCGTCTTCAGGGCAGCCTGAAGTGTCCCAGGAGCCGCGGAGCTTGTCGCAGATCTCGCCGAGCAGTTCCATCTCGCGCTGGCTCAGCGGGTCGAAGACGAGCTTGCGGACCTCGGAGACGTGCCCGGGCGCCGCGGCCACCAGGCTCGCCATCCCCTCGTCGGTCAGTTCGGCGAGCTGGCCCCGTTTGTCCGTCGGGCAGGACTTGCGGCGCACCCAGCCCAGCTTCTCCAGCTTCGACACCGCGTGCGAGAGCCGGCTTCGCGAGTACTCCGACTGCTCGGCCAGCTCGCTCATCCGCAGCTCGCGGCCGGGGGTCTCGGAGAGCCGGACCAGGATCTCGTAGTAGGTCAGCGGGATCCCGGTGTCGCGCTGGAGCTGCCGGTCGAGCTGCTCGTTGAGCCTGCCCAGCACGGAGACCAACGCCCGCCACGTGCTCTGTTCGTCGGCGTCCAGCCACCGCGTGTCACTCATGTCACCCATTCTACCGCCCATGGTTGAACTCTCAACCAAAGTGGGCTACGGTGCTTGTTGAGAGTTCAACTAACACGAAGGACGACGCCATGAGCACCGCACTCCAGATCCCCGGTTACGTCGCTGGCACCTGGGCCGTTGACCCGGTGCACTCCAGCGTCGAGTTCAGCGTCCGGCACATGATGGTCAGCAAGGTCCGCGGCCGGTTCACCCAGTTCTCCGGCACCCTGGTCACCGCGGAGAACCCGCTGGAGTCCAGCGTCACCGCCGAGATCGACCTCGACTCGATCGACACCAGCAACCAGCAGCGCGACGCGCACATCCGCTCGAAGGACTTCTTCGACGTCGAGACCTTCCCGACCATGAGCTACCGCTCCACCGGCCTGCGCGCCGAAGGCGAGAACTTCGTGGTCTCCGGCGAGCTGACGCTGCACGGGGTGACCCGCGAGGTCCCGCTGGCCCTGGAGCTCAACGGCTTCGGCCCGGACGCCTACGGCGGCACCCGCGCCGGGTTCTCCGCGACCGCGACCATCAGCCGCAACGACTTCGGCATCGACATCGCCATGCCGATGGACGGCGGCGGCGTCGTGGTCGGCGACAAGGTGCAGATCTTCCTGGAGATCCAGGTCGTGCTGCAGGAGAGTTGATCACGGTTCGGCATGGCGAGGCCCCGCGCGGACCGCGCGGGGCTTACGCTGGGGGAAGATCCGCGCGCGCCGGATGGGGTGATCAGATGGCCTTCACCGCCGACTTCCTCGCCCGTCTCAAGGAATGCGTCCTCGGTACCGGTCCCGTCGAGCTGGCCGTACCCGACGCCGTCGCCGAGTTCGCCGAGTTCCTCGCCCAGCTCCCGGAGACCGACCGCAGACTGCGCTACCTCAACACGGTCGACGAGGTCTCGTCGGTGTTCTGGAACAGCGAGGAGATCTGGTCGGAACTGCTGCCCGACTTCGGCACCGAGGACCGCGACTGCGAGGCGCTGCTGGACAGCCTCGTCGACGCGACCATCGCCGCCGAGGTCGACTCGATAGAACTCGGTTTGCAGGACCCCGGCTGAGCCCTACCGTGCCGGCGTGGACATCCGCCGCGCCGGGCCCGACGACTGGGAGCAGTACCGCGACATCCGCCTCGCCGCCCTGGCCGAGGCGCCGTACGCGTTCGGCTCCACCCTGGCGCGCGAGCAGCCGTTCACCGAAACCCAGTGGCGCGACCGGCTTTCCCGCGGCGCGACCTTCCTCGGTTACCTGTCCGGCACCGCGTGCGCCCTCGCGTCCGGCACGTCCTCCCATGAGCTCGTTTCCGTTTGGGCCGCCCCCTCCGCCCGCGGCACCGGCCTCGCCGCCGCGGTGGTCGAGGCCGTCCTGGCGTGGGCCGCCCCGTCCCCGATGACCATGTGGGTCGCCGAGGACAACACCGCGGCCATCCGCTTCTACGTCCGTCTGGGTTTCTCTTTCACCGGCGACCGCGCGCCGCTGCCGAGCGACCCCTCCCGCCACGAACTCTCCATGCGCCGATCTCCTCCGGCTTCGTCCTGAATGAGTCATCGAGGTACTTGAACGCACCGAATGAGTCATTCGGTGCGTTAGGAGACCTGAACGGGTCGTTCAGCTCATAACCGTGGTGGCGAGGCCGCGCGGGCTCGTCGCCGGTGCCACGTGAGCGGGCGAGGGTGGCATTCGCCCGCCCCAGGGGACCCCCCGTGTTCAAGCGTGGCGCGGGGACGTGGGGGACGGCAAGGCGAGCGGTTGGGGTGGGGGGATGTCGATTCATCAGCCCGCCCCCCTCCGGCGGCGGAGGCGGTGGGGTCGGGACGAAGTGGCAGGCTGTGGGCGTGTTGAGCGTTGTCGCGTTCGGAGTGGCCTGGTGGCTCGGGTTGTACCTGATCGCTCGCGATCCCAAGAAGCCCGCGTTGGTCAGCGCCGGGGTCGGCCTGCTCGCCTACGCCGTGGCGCTCGCGATCGAAGCGCTCCTGCCGCACACGCCGTCCCAGGACGTGCTGCGCGAAGTCCAAGGCGTGTTCGTCTGCATCCCTCCGCTGGCGTGGAGCGGGGTCGCGGTCGCCCTGTTGCCGGAGAGGTACCACCGGCGGTGGTGGATCGGGCTCGTGCCGCTCGGCCTCCTCGTGCTCGCGCCGGTGGTGATCGACTCCGAGTGGGCCCGCCTGCTCCGCGCCGTGGACGTGTTGCTGCCGCTGGTCCTCAGCCTTGCACTGCTCGTCAGGCACCGCGCACGGCTGCGGCCCGCGCCCGTCCGGATGGTTCTGGTCGTCGTGAGCATGTTCCTGGTGCTCGCCGCCGTTCTCGTGGTGCTGCCGATGTCGGTCCTGCCGTCGTGGCTCGCGGTCGCGGCGATGGGGCTGGACCTGGTGCTGCTCGGGGTGGCCATCGCCGCGTTCGACGCCTTCGACGAGGGGCAGGCGATCCGCGCGGACATGGGCCGGTCGGTCCTCACCGCCGCGGTGATCGCCCTCGTCTTCGGTGGCCAGGTCGGCCTCGCGATGGCGGTGTCCTCCGGGCCGAGCCTGCCGCTGACCGCGCTGCTGCTCGGCAGCGTGGCCGCCGCGATCAGCGTCCAGGTGCTCGCCAACCCCCTCCAGTCGTTGCTCGATCGGGTGGCTTTCTCGGACGCCCCGGAGCTGCGCCGCGCGCGGGCGGAACTGCGCGAAGCGGAGGAGGCTTTGCCGCGTCGCGCGAATGATCCGGTTCTCGACGGGCTCGACGACGCGGAGTTCGCGAAGCTCACGCGGCGGGCGCTCGGGAATTACGGGGATCTCGGTCGCCTGGTGAGCAGCCCGCTCACGATGTTGCCGAGCATCACCGACAGCCTGGCCGAGAAGAATCTTCCCGATCAGCCCCTGGAACGCGCGAACGAGCTGAAGCGGCTGTTGTTGAACGGGATTCTCCAGCTCAAGCCGAGCGGCGGGGACTTCGGCACCAGCGATGAATGGCGTTACTACAACGCGCTCTATTTCCCGTACGTCCTCGGGTTGCGCCCGTACAGCCGTCGTGACCGCAACGACAAGCTGGACGAAACCGCCAAGCGCGCCCTGCAGTGGTTCTCCCGGACCGTTCCCGAGCGGACGCTCTACAACTGGCAGAACGCGGCCGCCAAACTCGTCGCGGCGGGGCTGCGCCAGCGAACTCCGAGGTGAGCAGCTGAAACTGGCAGTGGATGGCAGTGCCAGGTCTGCTGGTGGCAGTGCTTTCCGGCCTAACTTCGTCCTCGTCGACAACGACATCGGCCCAGGAGGACGGATACATGAGCACGATCGTCAACACTCGCAAGGACGCTTTCCTTCGCACCGTCATGAAGGTGGACGCGGTGGGCACGGGGGCGAACGGGGCCGCTTATCTCGCCGCCTCGGGCCTGATCGGGTCGCTGCTCGGCGTGCCCGCCGGTGTGCTGGCCCCGGTCGGCGCATTCCTGCTCGCTTTCGCGATCGGCGTGTGGTTCATCGGAACCCGGGCCGGGATCAATCCGAAAGCCGTGTGGGGCGTCGCGCTGGTGAACATGGTGTGGGCGGTGGACAGCCTGGTGGTCGCCTTCAGCGACTGGTTCCCGCTGACCGGCTGGGGCCTTTTCTACATCGTCTTCCAGGCCGTGGTCGTCGGTGCGCTGG
The window above is part of the Allokutzneria albata genome. Proteins encoded here:
- a CDS encoding MarR family winged helix-turn-helix transcriptional regulator, with the protein product MSDTRWLDADEQSTWRALVSVLGRLNEQLDRQLQRDTGIPLTYYEILVRLSETPGRELRMSELAEQSEYSRSRLSHAVSKLEKLGWVRRKSCPTDKRGQLAELTDEGMASLVAAAPGHVSEVRKLVFDPLSQREMELLGEICDKLRGSWDTSGCPEDATP
- a CDS encoding YceI family protein, with the protein product MSTALQIPGYVAGTWAVDPVHSSVEFSVRHMMVSKVRGRFTQFSGTLVTAENPLESSVTAEIDLDSIDTSNQQRDAHIRSKDFFDVETFPTMSYRSTGLRAEGENFVVSGELTLHGVTREVPLALELNGFGPDAYGGTRAGFSATATISRNDFGIDIAMPMDGGGVVVGDKVQIFLEIQVVLQES
- a CDS encoding GNAT family N-acetyltransferase, with the translated sequence MDIRRAGPDDWEQYRDIRLAALAEAPYAFGSTLAREQPFTETQWRDRLSRGATFLGYLSGTACALASGTSSHELVSVWAAPSARGTGLAAAVVEAVLAWAAPSPMTMWVAEDNTAAIRFYVRLGFSFTGDRAPLPSDPSRHELSMRRSPPASS
- a CDS encoding DUF4232 domain-containing protein — translated: MSSSLRRGLVSAAAVATACGAALALAAPAQASPIGAAQCGAKDLTVTARYNDAGMGKAYWRVEFASAGTTCTLQGTPTDLLFTDAKGRALNLEQEKATPVEAPAVTVAPGKPAHVLVRTRLEGERVPAAKLLLTLPNSKDRVETAWPEPIAGPVGVTEVRTGE